In Micromonospora sp. NBC_01813, the following are encoded in one genomic region:
- a CDS encoding PPOX class F420-dependent oxidoreductase, which produces MARAIATNTRVDRDGLVDFLRTRHRAVLMTTRADGRPQASPVTCGIDAGGRLLISTYPDRAKAVNIRRDPTVSAVVLSDDWDGPWVQLDGVAAVIDMPGAVDELVEYYRCISGEHPDWDEYRDAMRRQDKSLIRMVIDQWGPIATGGFPARLADN; this is translated from the coding sequence GTGGCACGTGCCATCGCGACGAACACCCGCGTCGACCGGGACGGCCTGGTCGACTTTCTGCGTACCCGGCACCGGGCGGTCCTGATGACCACCCGCGCCGACGGCCGTCCGCAGGCCTCGCCGGTCACCTGCGGCATCGATGCCGGTGGCCGGCTGCTGATCTCCACCTACCCGGACCGGGCCAAAGCGGTCAACATCCGCCGTGACCCGACCGTGTCGGCCGTGGTGCTCTCCGACGACTGGGACGGGCCGTGGGTGCAGCTCGACGGTGTCGCCGCCGTGATCGACATGCCGGGCGCGGTGGACGAACTCGTCGAGTACTACCGGTGCATCTCCGGCGAGCACCCGGACTGGGACGAGTACCGCGACGCGATGCGTCGGCAGGACAAGTCGCTGATCCGGATGGTGATCGACCAGTGGGGGCCGATCGCCACCGGCGGCTTCCCGGCCCGCCTCGCCGACAACTGA
- a CDS encoding YqeB family protein — MTSPDRDGAGATGRGGGSAGSGGGGPATVVGPGPGERYGVAVLLAGLGAALGALLKPFAGWALSLPWVPLAGPLRLIDAVPPTPALIGGVVLGIVAGLLLAAVGDAEHLYVVVTRDELTLRRGEFEAMVPRTAVGAVFLDGTRLVLLGHRGEELCSRAGDLSAQRLATTLRFHGYPWRPDGDPQRAAYRLWVPALPDLPAGADAMFAIRQRALDRDELAEAELLRAELSKLDVVVRDEQVPQVGQRQFWRRAGG, encoded by the coding sequence GTGACATCGCCTGACCGGGACGGCGCGGGAGCGACCGGGCGCGGCGGCGGCTCAGCCGGGTCGGGCGGCGGTGGCCCGGCCACCGTCGTCGGGCCCGGTCCCGGCGAGCGGTACGGGGTGGCCGTGCTGCTCGCCGGGCTCGGTGCCGCGCTCGGCGCGCTGCTGAAACCGTTCGCCGGCTGGGCGTTGAGCCTGCCCTGGGTGCCGCTGGCCGGCCCGTTGCGGCTGATCGACGCGGTGCCGCCGACACCGGCGCTGATCGGCGGGGTGGTGTTGGGAATCGTCGCCGGTCTGCTGCTGGCCGCGGTCGGTGACGCCGAGCACCTGTACGTCGTGGTGACCCGGGACGAGTTGACGCTCCGCCGTGGCGAGTTCGAGGCGATGGTGCCGCGTACCGCCGTCGGCGCCGTCTTCCTGGACGGGACCCGGTTGGTGCTGCTCGGCCACCGGGGCGAGGAGCTCTGCTCCCGGGCCGGTGACCTGTCGGCCCAGCGGCTCGCCACGACCCTGCGTTTCCACGGTTACCCGTGGCGGCCGGACGGCGACCCGCAGCGGGCGGCGTACCGGCTGTGGGTGCCGGCGCTGCCCGACCTGCCGGCCGGCGCGGACGCGATGTTCGCCATCCGGCAGCGGGCGCTGGACCGCGACGAGCTGGCCGAGGCCGAGCTGCTGCGCGCCGAGTTGAGCAAACTGGACGTCGTGGTCCGCGACGAGCAGGTGCCGCAGGTCGGGCAGCGGCAGTTCTGGCGCCGGGCCGGTGGTTGA
- a CDS encoding ABC transporter permease, whose amino-acid sequence MNTLWWRLILVELRKMVDTRAGAWLLGVIGLSTAAIVTVVVIFVESAEQTFGTFFVMAVLPVAFLLPVLGVLLVTTEWSQRTALTTFALVPVRHRVLAAKLIAAVVASVASVVTSLAAAAAGTAIAAAAGTGASTDRWRIEAALIGYAVLFQVINVVMGVAFGMLLLNTPVAIVLLLLLPTVWTVLGSLIERLRDVAQWLDLTLTTEPLLTADVTAGQWARLATSVAVWVLVPLIAGMLRIQRRDIA is encoded by the coding sequence TTGAACACGTTGTGGTGGCGGCTGATCCTGGTCGAACTGCGCAAGATGGTGGACACCCGGGCCGGCGCCTGGCTGCTCGGGGTGATCGGGCTGTCGACGGCGGCGATCGTCACCGTTGTGGTGATCTTCGTCGAGTCGGCCGAGCAGACCTTCGGGACCTTCTTCGTGATGGCGGTGCTGCCGGTCGCGTTCCTGCTGCCGGTGCTGGGTGTGCTGCTGGTGACGACCGAGTGGTCGCAGCGGACCGCGTTGACCACCTTCGCGCTGGTGCCGGTGCGGCACCGGGTGCTGGCCGCGAAGCTGATAGCGGCGGTCGTCGCCTCGGTCGCGTCGGTGGTGACCAGCCTGGCCGCCGCGGCTGCCGGCACGGCGATCGCGGCGGCTGCCGGCACCGGTGCGAGCACCGACCGCTGGCGGATCGAGGCGGCGTTGATCGGCTACGCGGTGCTGTTCCAGGTGATCAACGTGGTGATGGGGGTGGCGTTCGGCATGCTGCTGCTGAACACGCCGGTCGCGATCGTGCTGCTCCTGCTGCTGCCGACGGTGTGGACGGTCCTCGGCAGTCTGATCGAGCGGCTCCGCGACGTCGCGCAGTGGCTGGACCTGACGTTGACCACGGAGCCGCTGCTCACCGCGGACGTCACCGCCGGACAGTGGGCCCGGCTGGCCACCTCGGTGGCGGTCTGGGTGCTGGTCCCGCTGATCGCCGGGATGCTGCGAATCCAGCGTCGTGACATCGCCTGA
- a CDS encoding ABC transporter ATP-binding protein: MIKVRNLTKRYGRQLAVDDVSFTCAAGTVTGFLGPNGAGKSTTMRMICGLATASGGTATIDGSAYRQLRDPGRVVGVLLDAAAMHPGRSGRETLTVAALAMGVPRARVGDLLDLVGLNQVAARRRVRAYSLGMRQRLGLAHALLGEPRVLILDEPANGLDPEGIFWMRGLLRDFADRGGTVLLSSHLLREVEAVADRLVVIGGGRIVADGDKSELLAGDGGTLVRARDPQALRGALDRAGLAASEVDGRLLVQAGPEAVGQVAADTGAVLMELRPADNGGLEQMFLALTAGDSVREAVR; this comes from the coding sequence GTGATCAAAGTACGGAATCTCACCAAACGGTACGGACGGCAACTCGCCGTCGACGACGTGTCGTTCACCTGCGCAGCGGGCACCGTCACCGGGTTCCTCGGGCCCAACGGCGCCGGCAAGTCCACCACGATGCGGATGATCTGCGGCCTGGCCACCGCCTCCGGCGGCACCGCCACCATCGACGGGTCGGCGTACCGCCAGCTGCGGGATCCGGGGCGGGTGGTCGGCGTACTGCTGGACGCGGCGGCGATGCACCCGGGCCGCAGCGGCCGGGAGACGCTGACCGTCGCGGCGCTGGCCATGGGGGTGCCCCGGGCGCGGGTCGGCGACCTGCTCGACCTGGTCGGGTTGAACCAGGTCGCGGCCCGCCGCCGGGTGCGGGCCTACTCGCTGGGGATGCGTCAGCGGCTCGGCCTGGCACACGCGCTGCTCGGCGAACCACGGGTGCTGATCCTCGACGAGCCGGCGAACGGCCTGGACCCGGAGGGCATCTTCTGGATGCGCGGCCTGCTGCGCGACTTCGCCGACCGGGGCGGCACGGTGCTGCTCTCGTCCCATCTGCTGCGGGAGGTGGAGGCGGTGGCGGACCGGCTGGTAGTGATCGGGGGTGGCCGGATCGTCGCCGACGGCGACAAGTCGGAGCTGCTGGCCGGCGACGGCGGCACCCTGGTCCGGGCCCGGGACCCGCAGGCGCTGCGGGGTGCGTTGGATCGGGCCGGGCTGGCCGCCAGCGAGGTCGACGGCCGGCTGCTGGTGCAGGCCGGGCCGGAGGCGGTCGGTCAGGTCGCGGCGGACACCGGCGCCGTGTTGATGGAGTTGCGACCGGCGGACAACGGCGGCCTGGAGCAGATGTTCCTGGCCCTGACCGCTGGCGATTCGGTACGGGAGGCAGTGCGTTGA
- a CDS encoding histidine kinase encodes MGGVPVPENPWLLPGELVAEPTRVRRRSARDWIVDCVAFALAVSYLVFVSWDLRQPQPNMTADATSSIWLYRLDLLLGVVCCGLIWWRRRWPLGLVLLTLPAAVLSVSGGIAIVILLFTVAVHRSFMVAAAATAAHAAATPLYYLIYPDRDLDLLGAMVFTAVVLGAVLAWGMFVRARRQLIVSLRDRAHRAEAEQQLRISQAQQAERTRIAREMHDVLAHRISLLSLHAGALEFRPDAPREEIAQAAGVIRVAAHQALQELREVIGVLRTDQLPPTSSTLPVRAAEPPQPTLADLPALVDESRQAGTRVSLVSEVDQAETLPTGLGRAAYRIVQEGLTNARKHAPGAAATVAVSGRPGNGLTVEVTNRRPVLPAPTPIPGAGTGLVGLAERATLAGGRLTHGPTEAGDFRLAAWLPWPA; translated from the coding sequence ATGGGTGGGGTGCCGGTGCCGGAGAATCCCTGGTTGCTGCCGGGCGAGCTGGTCGCCGAGCCGACCCGTGTCCGCCGGCGCAGCGCCCGGGACTGGATCGTCGACTGCGTCGCGTTCGCCCTCGCCGTCAGCTACCTGGTCTTCGTGTCGTGGGACCTGCGTCAACCGCAGCCCAACATGACCGCCGACGCCACCAGCTCGATCTGGCTGTACCGGCTCGACCTGCTGCTCGGGGTGGTCTGCTGCGGGCTGATCTGGTGGCGGCGCCGCTGGCCGCTCGGCCTGGTCCTGCTGACCCTGCCGGCGGCGGTGCTTTCCGTCTCCGGCGGCATCGCCATCGTGATCCTGCTGTTCACCGTCGCGGTGCACCGTTCGTTCATGGTCGCGGCGGCGGCCACCGCCGCCCACGCGGCGGCTACCCCGCTGTACTACCTGATCTATCCCGACCGGGATCTGGACCTGCTGGGCGCGATGGTGTTCACCGCGGTCGTGCTCGGCGCGGTGCTGGCCTGGGGGATGTTCGTCCGGGCCCGTCGGCAGTTGATCGTGTCGCTGCGGGACCGCGCCCACCGGGCCGAAGCGGAGCAGCAGCTGCGGATCAGCCAGGCGCAGCAGGCGGAGCGCACCCGGATCGCCCGGGAGATGCACGACGTGCTGGCACACCGGATCTCGCTGCTCAGCCTGCACGCCGGGGCGCTGGAGTTTCGGCCCGACGCGCCCCGCGAGGAGATCGCCCAGGCCGCCGGGGTGATCCGGGTGGCGGCCCATCAGGCGTTGCAGGAGCTGCGGGAGGTGATCGGCGTACTGCGGACCGACCAGCTGCCGCCTACCTCGTCGACCCTGCCGGTGCGGGCCGCCGAGCCGCCGCAGCCGACCCTGGCCGACCTGCCGGCCCTGGTCGACGAGTCGCGACAGGCCGGCACCCGGGTCAGCCTGGTCAGCGAGGTCGACCAGGCCGAGACGCTGCCGACCGGGCTGGGCCGGGCGGCGTACCGGATCGTCCAGGAAGGTTTGACGAATGCCCGCAAACATGCGCCGGGGGCCGCGGCGACGGTCGCGGTGAGTGGCCGGCCCGGCAACGGACTGACCGTCGAGGTCACCAACCGCCGCCCGGTGCTGCCGGCCCCGACGCCGATCCCGGGCGCCGGCACCGGCCTGGTCGGGCTCGCCGAACGCGCCACCCTGGCCGGCGGTCGGCTGACCCACGGCCCGACCGAGGCCGGCGACTTCCGGCTGGCGGCCTGGCTGCCGTGGCCGGCGTGA
- a CDS encoding response regulator transcription factor, translating to MAAVAGVTVAAGPQPAGPQPVRILIVDDDPLVRAGLSMILGGAPDLAVVGEAGDGGDVPAAVAGCAPDVVLMDIRMPQVDGLAATEALRARPDAPQVVVLTTFDADEYVLRALRAGASGFLLKDTPPTEIVAAVRRVHAGEPILSPAAIRRLISHVAGPDAVPAVGPGPQDDSARRRERARRALDGLSPRERDVATAVARGRSNAEIAAELFMSVATVKAYVSRLLSRLDLNNRVQIAVLVHDADLG from the coding sequence CTGGCTGCCGTGGCCGGCGTGACGGTCGCGGCGGGTCCGCAGCCGGCAGGTCCGCAGCCGGTACGGATTCTGATCGTCGACGACGATCCACTGGTCCGGGCCGGCCTGTCGATGATCCTCGGCGGCGCCCCGGATCTGGCCGTGGTCGGCGAGGCCGGCGACGGAGGCGACGTGCCGGCCGCGGTCGCCGGCTGCGCGCCGGACGTGGTGCTGATGGACATCCGGATGCCGCAGGTCGACGGGCTCGCCGCCACCGAGGCGCTGCGCGCCCGACCGGATGCACCGCAGGTGGTGGTGCTCACCACCTTCGACGCCGACGAGTACGTCCTGCGGGCGTTGCGGGCCGGGGCGAGCGGCTTCCTGCTCAAGGACACCCCGCCAACGGAGATCGTCGCCGCCGTCCGCCGGGTGCACGCCGGCGAGCCGATCCTCTCCCCGGCGGCCATCCGCCGGTTGATCAGCCACGTCGCCGGGCCCGACGCGGTCCCGGCCGTCGGGCCGGGACCGCAGGACGACTCAGCCCGGCGCCGGGAACGGGCCCGCCGGGCGCTCGACGGGCTGAGCCCACGGGAACGCGACGTCGCGACAGCCGTCGCCCGGGGCCGGTCCAACGCCGAGATCGCCGCCGAGCTGTTCATGAGCGTGGCGACGGTCAAGGCGTACGTGTCCCGGCTGCTGTCCCGCCTCGACCTGAACAACCGGGTCCAGATCGCCGTGCTGGTGCACGACGCCGACCTGGGCTGA
- a CDS encoding Crp/Fnr family transcriptional regulator has product MTAAYPVRVSFTNHISAADWQTLQQAGQLVQIRRRQGLFRQDEQSRDVFVLLAGAVKVYRTEANGSETTLTIRSTGDLLGDIAALDGTPRSASVSVLHPVTARRLTPDQFLAIVDGRELHSALRRYTNARLRESDEQRVEIASLPVVQRLARALLRLAKAGPDGPDRALLDLGLSQDGLAQLIGASRNAVVTALTRLRDHGLIATAPRRFELLSLPRLATIAYIGLPDR; this is encoded by the coding sequence GTGACCGCCGCATACCCGGTACGCGTCAGCTTCACCAATCACATCTCCGCCGCTGACTGGCAGACGCTGCAACAGGCCGGCCAACTGGTGCAGATCCGCCGCCGACAAGGGCTGTTCCGGCAGGACGAGCAGAGCCGTGACGTGTTCGTCCTGCTCGCTGGCGCGGTGAAGGTGTACCGCACCGAGGCCAACGGCAGCGAGACCACGTTGACGATCCGGTCGACAGGGGACCTGCTGGGTGACATCGCGGCGCTCGACGGCACACCCCGCTCGGCCAGCGTCTCCGTGCTGCACCCGGTGACCGCCCGCAGATTGACCCCCGATCAGTTCCTCGCCATCGTCGACGGCCGCGAGTTGCACTCCGCCCTGCGCCGGTACACCAACGCCCGGCTGCGCGAGTCCGACGAACAGCGGGTCGAGATCGCCTCGCTGCCGGTGGTGCAGCGGCTGGCCCGCGCCCTGCTCCGACTGGCCAAGGCCGGGCCGGACGGACCGGACCGGGCGCTGCTCGACCTCGGGCTTTCCCAGGACGGGCTGGCACAACTGATCGGCGCGTCGCGCAACGCCGTCGTCACGGCCCTGACCCGGCTCCGTGACCACGGGCTGATCGCGACCGCCCCACGGCGGTTCGAACTACTGAGCCTCCCCCGGCTCGCCACGATCGCATACATCGGGCTACCCGATCGGTAA
- a CDS encoding LCP family protein, giving the protein MSTPSDPATPSPTPRRRTPRWAVLSLIIGGLLMATSATALVGSRVLIDRYTGEIQQQDLLAGAAKIPEDPGKSLDGPVTMLLLGVDERGSRPGDMRSDTIIILHIPASHDQAYLVSVPRDTWVEVPAFEPSGYAGGESKLTDAFHAGSQNGAGRAGGAQLVALTLKEVTGIEFDGAAIIDFDGFRDVIDALGGVQMCVDQRVMSQHMRLVDGEPMWLAEAREVGGGEELWHEEGCKRMAGWEALDYSRQRYGLPNGDYDRQRHQRQLVKAMVQEASSTGVLTNPARIDDVITAAGRAFVLDTGGVPIVDFVFTLRGITANDLVLVTTNDGEFNSAGFSNTAAERLTPQSLEMFDAVRTGTLDEYLLANPDAVQQD; this is encoded by the coding sequence ATGTCGACACCGAGCGATCCCGCGACACCGTCGCCGACGCCACGGCGACGCACCCCTCGCTGGGCGGTCCTCAGTTTGATCATCGGCGGTCTGCTGATGGCCACCAGCGCGACCGCACTCGTCGGCAGCCGGGTGCTGATCGACCGCTACACCGGCGAGATCCAGCAGCAGGATCTGCTGGCGGGAGCCGCCAAGATCCCGGAGGATCCCGGCAAGTCACTGGACGGGCCGGTCACCATGCTGCTGCTCGGCGTCGACGAGCGCGGCAGCCGGCCCGGCGACATGCGCTCCGACACGATCATCATCCTGCACATTCCGGCCAGCCACGACCAGGCGTACCTCGTCTCGGTGCCGCGCGACACCTGGGTCGAGGTGCCCGCGTTCGAGCCGAGCGGATACGCCGGTGGCGAGTCGAAGCTCACCGACGCCTTCCACGCCGGTTCGCAGAACGGTGCCGGCCGGGCCGGCGGGGCGCAACTCGTCGCCCTCACCCTCAAGGAGGTCACCGGCATCGAGTTCGACGGCGCGGCGATCATCGACTTCGACGGCTTCCGTGACGTGATCGACGCGCTCGGCGGCGTGCAGATGTGCGTCGACCAGCGGGTCATGTCACAACACATGCGTCTGGTGGACGGCGAGCCGATGTGGCTGGCCGAGGCCCGCGAGGTCGGCGGCGGCGAGGAGCTGTGGCACGAGGAGGGCTGCAAGCGGATGGCCGGCTGGGAGGCACTCGACTACTCACGCCAACGCTACGGACTGCCCAACGGCGACTACGACCGGCAACGCCACCAGCGCCAACTGGTCAAGGCCATGGTGCAGGAGGCCAGCAGCACCGGCGTACTCACCAATCCGGCCCGGATCGACGACGTGATCACCGCGGCGGGAAGGGCATTCGTGCTCGACACTGGCGGGGTGCCGATCGTCGACTTCGTCTTCACCCTGCGCGGAATCACCGCCAACGATCTGGTCCTGGTGACGACCAACGACGGCGAGTTCAACTCGGCCGGCTTCAGCAACACGGCCGCCGAACGCCTCACCCCGCAGAGCCTGGAGATGTTCGACGCCGTACGCACCGGCACCCTCGACGAGTATCTGCTGGCCAACCCCGACGCGGTTCAGCAGGACTGA
- a CDS encoding GlsB/YeaQ/YmgE family stress response membrane protein, giving the protein MEVSGIFSALFIGLVIGALGRLVIPGKQDLKIWVTLLIGVVAALLGTLVASLLGVANTRGPDWIELALQVGFAAVGVAVLSGASGRSKS; this is encoded by the coding sequence GTGGAGGTCAGCGGAATCTTCTCGGCGCTGTTCATCGGTCTCGTCATCGGTGCGCTCGGACGGCTCGTGATTCCCGGCAAGCAGGATCTGAAGATCTGGGTGACCCTGCTGATCGGCGTGGTCGCCGCGTTGCTGGGCACCCTCGTCGCCAGCCTGCTCGGGGTGGCCAACACCCGGGGCCCCGACTGGATCGAGCTGGCGTTGCAGGTGGGCTTCGCCGCCGTCGGGGTGGCGGTCCTCTCCGGTGCGAGCGGCCGCAGCAAGTCGTAA
- a CDS encoding tetratricopeptide repeat protein gives MEPESPDPFQIAELVIAWSGGIIAAFALLVTALTVVFVLAGFVGVRELRTIRRTGARARLELDRQRVVAEEIVAQADRAIHQAETLSVQTDTLVGRVETAVARAERQSEQVHLLIEDMQSRLTGFDHRLTTQVEVSYLFNQGEAAYWEGYYEKAVECLRRAVELDPRNPRVRYRLGRSLTNLGEDTAAEEELTTALAYKLPPDAAERALALLHRYGQPDRALAYARSATKHGPEDAQNWNCLGLLLRDNGDFAAARDAHQQANRLDQELVSTPFFLALLAAQALALPHARDRSAEAINRLDSSERRAKIKPMWASLIRWTDEVLRGAYAEADLHSAVLYQTCQSSRRAREICDHMDFLLRALAREEHRERYLGAIERTWLIGRTN, from the coding sequence ATGGAGCCGGAATCCCCCGACCCGTTTCAGATCGCCGAGCTGGTGATCGCCTGGTCCGGTGGGATCATTGCGGCTTTTGCCCTACTAGTAACGGCTTTGACGGTGGTCTTTGTCCTCGCTGGCTTTGTCGGCGTCCGAGAACTGCGGACGATCCGACGTACCGGCGCCCGGGCCCGCCTCGAACTGGACCGGCAGCGAGTCGTCGCCGAGGAGATCGTCGCCCAGGCCGACCGGGCGATCCACCAGGCCGAGACGCTGTCGGTCCAGACGGACACCCTGGTCGGGCGGGTCGAGACCGCGGTCGCCCGGGCCGAACGTCAGTCCGAGCAGGTGCACCTGCTGATCGAGGACATGCAGTCCCGGTTGACCGGCTTCGACCACCGACTGACCACCCAGGTCGAGGTCTCCTACCTGTTCAATCAGGGCGAAGCCGCGTACTGGGAGGGCTACTACGAGAAGGCCGTGGAATGCCTGCGCCGGGCGGTGGAGCTCGACCCGCGGAATCCGCGCGTGCGCTACCGGCTCGGCCGGTCACTGACCAACCTCGGCGAGGACACCGCCGCCGAGGAGGAGCTGACCACGGCGCTGGCGTACAAACTGCCGCCCGACGCCGCCGAACGGGCGCTGGCCCTGCTGCACCGCTACGGACAGCCCGATCGGGCCCTCGCCTACGCGCGCAGCGCCACCAAACACGGCCCGGAAGACGCCCAGAACTGGAACTGTCTCGGCCTGCTGCTGCGGGACAACGGCGACTTCGCCGCCGCCCGCGACGCCCACCAGCAGGCCAACCGACTCGACCAGGAGCTGGTCTCCACCCCGTTCTTCCTGGCGCTGCTCGCCGCCCAGGCCCTGGCCCTGCCGCACGCCCGCGACCGCTCCGCCGAGGCGATCAACCGACTCGACTCCAGCGAACGACGAGCCAAGATCAAACCCATGTGGGCGTCGTTGATCCGTTGGACCGACGAGGTGCTGCGCGGCGCGTACGCGGAAGCCGACCTGCACTCCGCGGTGCTCTACCAGACCTGCCAGTCGAGCCGCCGGGCCCGGGAGATCTGCGACCACATGGACTTCCTGCTCCGCGCCCTGGCCCGCGAGGAGCACCGGGAGCGGTACCTGGGAGCCATCGAGCGGACCTGGCTGATCGGCCGAACCAACTGA